The following are from one region of the Actinoplanes sp. L3-i22 genome:
- a CDS encoding FAD-dependent monooxygenase — protein sequence MRITCVGGGPAGLYFAVLAKLADPARDVTVLERNPAGVTYGWGVVFWDDLLDDLFRYDPVSAARIWDAAYKWDEYEVHAAGKPVSFLGGYGFSLGRHKLLEILGDRARELGVTIRYSDDLTDPDQLPAADLIVACDGAGSRIRDSAAEHFGAQVETGRNKYIWLGTPHVFRTFTFGFEETEAGWIWFHAYPFAAGASTFIVECTPETWSGLGLDRMDSAAGNARLQEIFKRHLDGHPLDDAGRGWLNFRRVTAERWDHGNVVLMGDAAHTTHFAIGSGTKLAMQDAMALADAVALLPAKSGNLSAALEQYEHRRKVALAPLQRAARASSAWFERMPEYADLPAKRFSYALSDRRGEYPAWRYLLHMSTQGAVPRTMLRWTLSARRWNRARRRPPRSLSAAVP from the coding sequence ATGCGGATCACCTGCGTCGGCGGCGGACCCGCCGGTCTGTACTTCGCGGTGCTGGCCAAGCTGGCCGACCCGGCCCGGGACGTCACCGTGCTGGAGCGCAATCCGGCCGGCGTCACCTACGGCTGGGGTGTGGTCTTCTGGGACGACCTGCTCGACGACCTCTTCCGGTACGACCCGGTCAGCGCCGCCCGGATCTGGGACGCGGCCTATAAATGGGACGAGTACGAGGTGCACGCGGCCGGGAAACCGGTCAGCTTCCTCGGCGGCTACGGCTTCAGCCTGGGCCGCCACAAGCTCCTGGAGATCCTCGGCGACCGGGCCCGCGAGCTCGGCGTGACCATTCGGTACTCCGACGACCTGACCGATCCCGATCAGCTGCCGGCGGCCGACCTGATCGTCGCCTGCGACGGCGCCGGGTCCCGGATCCGGGACAGCGCCGCGGAGCACTTCGGCGCGCAGGTGGAGACCGGCCGCAACAAGTACATCTGGCTCGGCACCCCGCACGTGTTCCGCACGTTCACGTTCGGCTTCGAGGAGACCGAGGCCGGCTGGATCTGGTTCCACGCCTACCCGTTCGCCGCGGGCGCCAGCACGTTCATCGTGGAGTGCACCCCGGAGACCTGGTCCGGGCTGGGCTTGGACCGGATGGACTCGGCGGCCGGCAACGCCCGGCTGCAGGAGATCTTCAAGCGGCACCTGGACGGCCACCCGCTCGACGACGCCGGGCGGGGCTGGCTGAACTTCCGGCGGGTCACCGCCGAACGCTGGGACCACGGCAACGTGGTGCTGATGGGCGACGCCGCCCACACCACCCACTTCGCCATCGGCTCCGGCACCAAGCTGGCGATGCAGGACGCGATGGCGCTGGCGGACGCCGTCGCCCTGCTCCCGGCGAAGAGCGGGAACCTGTCGGCCGCCCTGGAGCAGTACGAGCACCGCCGCAAGGTGGCGCTCGCCCCGCTGCAGCGCGCGGCGCGAGCCAGCAGCGCCTGGTTCGAGCGGATGCCGGAGTACGCGGATCTGCCGGCCAAGCGGTTCTCGTACGCCCTGTCCGACCGGCGCGGTGAGTATCCGGCGTGGCGGTACCTGCTGCACATGTCGACACAGGGCGCGGTTCCGCGCACGATGTTGCGCTGGACCCTGAGCGCGCGGCGCTGGAACCGCGCGCGCCGGCGGCCGCCGCGCAGCCTGAGCGCCGCCGTCCCCTAG
- a CDS encoding GNAT family N-acetyltransferase: MAEGALLEPDDTAWAEALDRTRHDIYHLPEYARLDARLSGGEATAFRYDEGGHVLLLPLVLRPVPETGLIDATSPYGYPGPVSDVRPVDTGFWARAARAMVELLGTYGIVTTFVRLNPLLPAPRVSLETVGTVVGHGETVSIDLTLSPEQLWADTHRSHRNQIGKARRAGVEVVFGDWARYDAWIDTYHATMRRVGARDFYFFAREYFGELRDALGGHLHLATAVRDGEVLGGNLFFEYDGMMHTHLQSTRDGVIFHADKLLYHEVRSWGRERGNRVFHLGGGVGGVDDSLFRYKAAFGSGRQEFHTWRLITDPGAFEELAGAVTAETLGGRFPPYR; the protein is encoded by the coding sequence ATGGCCGAAGGTGCCCTGCTGGAACCCGACGACACCGCGTGGGCCGAGGCACTGGACCGCACCCGGCACGACATCTACCACCTACCCGAGTACGCACGTCTCGACGCCCGGCTCTCGGGCGGCGAGGCGACCGCGTTCCGCTACGACGAGGGCGGCCACGTCCTGCTCCTCCCCCTCGTGCTGCGCCCGGTGCCGGAGACCGGGCTGATCGACGCGACCTCGCCGTACGGCTACCCCGGCCCGGTCAGCGACGTGCGGCCGGTCGACACCGGGTTCTGGGCGCGCGCCGCCCGGGCCATGGTCGAGCTGCTCGGCACGTACGGGATCGTCACCACGTTCGTCCGGCTGAACCCGCTGCTACCGGCGCCGCGGGTGTCGCTGGAGACGGTCGGCACCGTGGTCGGGCACGGCGAGACCGTCTCGATCGACCTGACGCTCAGCCCCGAGCAGCTCTGGGCGGACACCCACCGCAGTCATCGCAACCAGATCGGCAAGGCGCGGCGGGCCGGGGTGGAGGTGGTCTTCGGGGACTGGGCGCGGTACGACGCGTGGATCGACACGTACCACGCGACGATGCGCCGGGTAGGCGCGCGCGACTTCTACTTCTTCGCCCGGGAGTACTTCGGCGAGCTGCGGGACGCGCTCGGCGGGCACCTGCACCTGGCCACCGCGGTCCGCGACGGCGAGGTGCTGGGCGGCAACCTCTTCTTCGAGTACGACGGGATGATGCACACCCATCTCCAGTCGACCCGGGACGGGGTGATCTTCCACGCCGACAAGCTGCTCTACCACGAGGTGCGCTCGTGGGGGCGGGAACGCGGCAACCGGGTGTTCCACCTCGGCGGCGGGGTGGGCGGGGTGGACGACTCGCTGTTCCGGTACAAGGCGGCGTTCGGGTCGGGCCGGCAGGAGTTCCACACCTGGCGGCTGATCACCGATCCGGGGGCGTTCGAGGAGCTGGCCGGGGCGGTCACGGCGGAGACGCTGGGTGGGCGGTTCCCGCCGTACCGATGA